One window of the Shewanella khirikhana genome contains the following:
- a CDS encoding histidine phosphatase family protein produces MNHAVVKSLILLLCLLPSVVFAADIWLFRHGEKTQGSDPELTQAGHERAQRIAAIIQAASAADAPLWLYSTDFKRTRQTIAPLAEASGMEVKLYNPRQLAQFANEIGQLQGTVVVAGHSNTTPALLKLLSGIERQISEDKFDALYHLQTGADGVKFEELSSNLR; encoded by the coding sequence ATGAATCACGCTGTCGTTAAGTCGCTCATCTTGTTGCTCTGCTTATTACCTTCAGTGGTGTTTGCGGCCGATATCTGGTTGTTTCGCCATGGAGAGAAGACACAGGGCAGCGATCCTGAGCTGACCCAGGCGGGGCATGAGAGGGCGCAGCGAATCGCGGCAATCATACAGGCCGCCAGCGCTGCAGATGCTCCGCTTTGGCTGTATTCCACAGATTTTAAGCGCACCAGGCAAACCATTGCGCCCTTGGCTGAAGCGAGCGGCATGGAGGTGAAGCTGTACAACCCGCGGCAATTGGCACAGTTTGCCAATGAAATCGGGCAATTGCAGGGCACTGTGGTGGTGGCCGGACACAGCAATACCACCCCTGCGCTGCTGAAACTGTTAAGCGGCATTGAGCGGCAGATTTCGGAAGACAAGTTTGATGCCCTCTACCACCTGCAAACCGGTGCTGACGGGGTGAAATTTGAGGAGCTGTCCTCCAACCTTCGCTGA
- a CDS encoding alpha/beta hydrolase family protein: MKKFTLLVALCLLPLFAMASEDNSLSVERLWQMERIGSPVVSPDGKLIVAPVTRFDVKEDKGYTRLWLFDASGERQTPITAEGLGASEPVFSPDSKQLAFVSKRDKDDAGQIYLLPMTGPGEASRLTKVPTGVYGIKWHGEHLYFISRVWPQKNWEEMAAQLKADKDKKLSARQWNALPYSQFDHWIEEHRQAHVFRIPAKGGEIEAITQPLGRELPRSSQSASSYDIDSKGQYIAFNSNGWDNQVDPKIDIFLGRIGGNNADNLTPDNNAPDSSPSFSPDGKSLAFSRQKIAGFYADTARLMVYDLGSKRTRDLTGNWDRSINSFVWAADGKGFYASVDDAATRRIYHIDAKSGKHRAITKATSFGKPALAGKHTLIAGNDSFMFPTRLVAIDTKSGDTTRLDSFNDQLLASTDLGSYESVTYKGADGNDIQMWVHYPAGFDKSKKYPLFLLIHGGPHNAIGDSFSFRWNAQTFASWGYVTAWPNFHGSSGFGQDFADAINPDWRTKPLADIQAATRYFESQPWIDTERMVAGGASYGGYLTSVLLGTEHPFKALLIHAAVYNMYSQMSADFAVHGTRFGGYWDNPEIYKSISPHYHADKFNTPTLVIHGQLDYRVPVGQGFELFRTLQTRGVESRMIYFPDENHWILKPNNSIYWYNQVKDWMTRFAEPGAR; the protein is encoded by the coding sequence ATGAAAAAATTCACTTTATTGGTGGCACTCTGTCTGCTGCCTTTGTTTGCCATGGCAAGCGAAGACAACAGCCTCAGTGTCGAACGTCTGTGGCAAATGGAGCGAATCGGTTCGCCCGTGGTCTCGCCCGACGGCAAACTGATTGTTGCCCCTGTTACCCGCTTTGATGTTAAAGAAGACAAGGGTTACACCCGCCTGTGGCTATTCGACGCAAGCGGCGAGCGTCAAACCCCTATTACCGCCGAAGGCCTGGGCGCCAGCGAGCCGGTATTCTCCCCGGACAGCAAGCAACTGGCCTTTGTCAGCAAGCGCGACAAAGACGATGCCGGTCAAATCTACCTGCTGCCAATGACAGGCCCGGGTGAGGCCAGCCGCCTGACCAAGGTACCCACCGGTGTGTATGGCATCAAGTGGCATGGCGAGCACCTGTATTTTATCAGCCGTGTGTGGCCGCAAAAGAACTGGGAAGAAATGGCCGCCCAACTTAAGGCCGATAAAGACAAGAAGCTGTCAGCCCGTCAGTGGAACGCCCTGCCCTATTCACAGTTCGATCACTGGATTGAAGAACACCGTCAGGCCCATGTGTTTCGTATTCCCGCCAAGGGCGGCGAGATTGAGGCCATCACCCAGCCACTGGGCCGCGAGCTGCCTCGCTCCAGCCAAAGCGCATCCAGCTACGATATCGACTCTAAGGGTCAATACATCGCTTTCAATTCAAACGGTTGGGATAATCAGGTCGACCCCAAAATCGATATCTTTCTTGGCCGCATCGGTGGTAACAACGCCGATAACCTGACCCCGGACAATAACGCACCGGACAGCAGCCCAAGCTTCAGCCCCGATGGTAAATCCCTGGCGTTCAGCCGCCAGAAAATAGCCGGTTTTTATGCCGACACCGCCCGGCTGATGGTCTATGACCTTGGCAGTAAACGCACCCGCGATCTGACCGGCAACTGGGATCGCTCTATCAACAGCTTTGTATGGGCTGCCGATGGCAAGGGCTTTTATGCCAGCGTGGATGATGCCGCAACCCGCCGCATCTACCATATCGACGCCAAAAGCGGTAAGCACAGGGCCATCACCAAGGCCACCAGCTTCGGCAAGCCCGCCTTGGCCGGTAAGCACACCCTGATAGCCGGTAACGACAGCTTTATGTTCCCAACCCGTCTGGTTGCCATCGACACCAAGAGTGGCGATACCACCCGTCTGGACAGTTTTAACGACCAGCTGCTGGCGAGTACCGATCTGGGCAGCTACGAGTCAGTAACCTACAAGGGCGCCGACGGCAACGACATCCAGATGTGGGTGCACTACCCAGCCGGATTCGACAAGAGCAAGAAGTACCCACTGTTCCTGCTTATCCATGGCGGCCCCCACAATGCCATTGGCGATTCTTTCAGCTTCCGCTGGAACGCCCAGACCTTCGCCTCCTGGGGCTATGTCACCGCCTGGCCGAACTTCCACGGATCCAGCGGTTTTGGTCAGGACTTTGCCGATGCCATCAACCCCGATTGGCGCACCAAGCCACTGGCCGATATTCAGGCAGCAACCAGGTACTTTGAGTCGCAGCCCTGGATTGACACCGAGCGCATGGTGGCCGGTGGCGCCAGTTACGGCGGCTACCTGACCTCAGTGCTGCTGGGCACTGAGCACCCGTTCAAGGCGCTGCTGATCCATGCTGCCGTGTACAACATGTACTCGCAAATGTCGGCCGACTTTGCCGTGCATGGCACCCGTTTTGGCGGCTACTGGGATAACCCCGAGATCTACAAGAGCATCTCGCCCCATTACCACGCCGACAAGTTCAACACTCCGACCCTGGTGATCCACGGTCAGCTGGACTACCGGGTACCCGTGGGCCAGGGCTTCGAGCTGTTCCGCACCCTGCAAACCCGTGGGGTGGAATCGCGGATGATTTACTTCCCCGACGAGAACCATTGGATCCTCAAACCCAACAATTCCATCTATTGGTATAACCAGGTTAAGGATTGGATGACCCGCTTCGCCGAGCCGGGCGCCCGCTAA
- a CDS encoding SulP family inorganic anion transporter, with product MPIFNAFDSKSRANDVMGGVTAAIVSLPLALAFGVASGAGAQAGIYGALLVGLFAAIFGGTRTLISEPTGPMTVVMTAVIASFTAAHPDKGLAMAFTVVMIAGLMQILLGALKFGRYITLMPYSVISGFMSGIGVLLIILQLPNLVGVSGITGGAVGVIESLPEISANIKWPELTLALSALALMHFVPKLLPMRLPPQLLALVFCTLASVLFFDIDAIRRIGELSIGLPSLVMPTFTYGELTHMLISGVMLGALGCIDSLITAVITDRLTREEHDSDKELIGQGIGNIASGLCGGLPGAGSTMGTVVNIQSGATSALSGVVRVLALLVAFFAAADIVEYIPMAVLAAIAFKVGLNILDWAFVKRAHQLSRSAAFTMYTVLVLTVFVDLIVAVGVGMFIANLITIDRLSRLQEHNINAINDSGDASDMRPNEKRLLDAINEKSNTLLLSLSGPMIFGVAKTLQRESIAVKNADTLVLDLCRVPFMDSTTGLAIENVLLDAKDCGCNVYLVVPQRYKWEANFVERHSDLPTFHSRVDALSSLAGSLGIEADAPPAKTDKAATA from the coding sequence GTGCCGATTTTCAATGCCTTTGACTCCAAGTCCCGAGCCAACGACGTGATGGGTGGTGTAACCGCTGCAATTGTGTCTCTGCCACTGGCGCTGGCCTTCGGCGTAGCCTCAGGCGCCGGCGCCCAGGCGGGCATCTACGGCGCCCTGTTGGTCGGCCTGTTTGCTGCCATCTTTGGTGGCACCCGCACCCTGATTTCCGAACCCACAGGCCCCATGACTGTGGTGATGACCGCCGTTATTGCCAGTTTCACCGCCGCGCACCCGGACAAAGGCCTCGCCATGGCCTTCACCGTAGTGATGATTGCCGGCTTGATGCAGATTTTGCTGGGGGCACTTAAGTTTGGCCGCTACATCACCCTGATGCCCTACAGCGTCATTTCCGGCTTTATGTCGGGCATTGGTGTACTGCTGATTATTCTGCAACTGCCTAATCTGGTAGGTGTTTCCGGTATTACTGGCGGCGCCGTGGGGGTAATTGAATCCCTGCCCGAAATCAGCGCCAACATAAAATGGCCCGAGCTGACTCTGGCCCTCAGCGCGCTGGCATTGATGCACTTTGTGCCCAAGTTGCTGCCCATGCGCCTGCCGCCACAACTGCTGGCACTGGTGTTCTGTACTTTGGCCTCGGTACTGTTTTTCGATATCGATGCTATCCGCCGCATCGGCGAACTCAGCATTGGCCTGCCATCGCTGGTCATGCCAACCTTCACCTACGGCGAGCTGACTCACATGCTGATCAGCGGCGTGATGCTGGGGGCTCTGGGCTGTATCGATTCGCTTATCACCGCGGTGATCACCGACCGCCTGACCCGTGAAGAGCACGACTCAGACAAGGAACTCATAGGTCAGGGTATTGGCAATATCGCCTCGGGCCTTTGCGGCGGCCTGCCGGGCGCAGGCTCCACCATGGGCACAGTGGTGAATATCCAGTCAGGCGCCACCAGCGCGCTCTCGGGCGTGGTGCGGGTGCTCGCCCTCTTGGTTGCCTTCTTTGCCGCCGCCGACATCGTTGAATACATCCCCATGGCGGTGCTGGCTGCAATTGCCTTTAAGGTGGGGTTGAACATTCTTGACTGGGCGTTCGTAAAACGTGCCCACCAGTTGTCGCGCTCTGCCGCCTTCACCATGTACACAGTGCTGGTGCTGACAGTATTTGTGGATCTGATTGTGGCCGTGGGCGTGGGTATGTTTATCGCCAACCTTATCACCATCGACCGCCTGTCCAGGCTGCAAGAGCACAATATCAACGCCATCAACGACTCAGGTGATGCCTCCGATATGCGCCCCAATGAAAAGCGCCTACTGGACGCCATCAACGAGAAGTCCAACACCCTGCTGCTGAGCCTCAGTGGCCCGATGATTTTCGGGGTTGCCAAAACACTGCAGCGGGAATCCATTGCAGTGAAAAATGCCGATACTCTGGTGCTGGATCTGTGCCGGGTGCCCTTTATGGACTCCACCACCGGCCTCGCCATCGAAAACGTGTTGCTGGATGCCAAAGACTGCGGCTGTAACGTCTATCTGGTGGTGCCGCAACGATACAAGTGGGAAGCCAACTTCGTTGAGCGCCACAGCGACCTGCCCACCTTCCACAGCCGGGTAGATGCCCTCTCAAGCCTGGCCGGTTCGCTGGGAATTGAAGCCGACGCCCCGCCAGCCAAAACCGACAAAGCCGCCACGGCTTAA
- a CDS encoding alpha/beta hydrolase: MQDSPRGSASAKLAEFLAQANQNIALAREQNIQFTPALLRENLNKLAAFMTCKPEVSYIADRAWHLGDRAIPARVYSPDPLSALPVVVHFHGGGHMCGSVELYDPICRQLASTAHCVVISVEYRLAPEHPYPAGLEDCEHALRHYAEVLEDVAFITGPCIMGDSAGGAICTSLSERSLADPSLDICKQILIYPSVDYTMASASYESNGAGFLLETPRVKWYFEQYFQDAALDAEKVRAASPLHGRIEAGLPETLIFTAGCDPLRDEGRAYAEALQRVGVKVEHHGLEDMIHAYMLLHDLVAEECLSTYQRIAHFIRTS, encoded by the coding sequence ATGCAAGACTCTCCACGTGGTTCGGCGTCAGCAAAGCTGGCGGAGTTTCTGGCCCAGGCCAACCAAAACATTGCCCTTGCGAGGGAGCAAAACATTCAGTTCACACCGGCGCTGCTGAGGGAAAATCTGAATAAGCTCGCCGCCTTCATGACCTGTAAACCCGAGGTGAGCTACATCGCCGATAGAGCCTGGCATCTCGGTGACCGAGCCATTCCCGCCCGGGTTTACAGCCCCGACCCATTAAGCGCCTTGCCTGTGGTGGTGCACTTCCATGGTGGCGGCCACATGTGCGGCAGTGTGGAGCTATATGACCCCATCTGCCGCCAGTTGGCGAGCACAGCTCACTGCGTGGTGATTAGCGTGGAGTACCGTTTGGCGCCTGAGCATCCTTATCCTGCGGGTCTTGAGGATTGCGAGCATGCCCTGCGCCACTACGCCGAAGTGCTGGAGGATGTCGCTTTTATCACCGGCCCCTGCATCATGGGCGATAGTGCCGGCGGCGCCATTTGCACCAGTTTGAGTGAGCGCAGTCTGGCTGACCCGAGCCTGGATATTTGCAAGCAAATTCTGATTTATCCCAGCGTGGATTACACCATGGCGAGCGCCTCTTACGAGAGCAACGGCGCGGGTTTCTTGCTGGAAACCCCAAGGGTGAAGTGGTATTTCGAGCAATACTTTCAGGATGCGGCCCTGGATGCTGAAAAGGTGAGGGCGGCATCGCCACTGCACGGTCGTATTGAGGCTGGATTGCCGGAAACGCTGATTTTTACCGCCGGCTGCGATCCGCTTCGCGATGAAGGTCGGGCCTATGCCGAGGCGTTACAGCGGGTGGGGGTAAAGGTAGAGCATCACGGGCTGGAGGACATGATCCACGCCTATATGCTGCTTCACGACCTGGTGGCCGAAGAGTGTTTAAGCACTTATCAAAGAATTGCCCACTTTATCAGGACGTCCTGA
- a CDS encoding MFS transporter: MKITHKYLVEGLVFTSYVLFAMAWVGGTASMNQIMASMHIESFASASLLSGAVTLAKIVGTFAAAFLTLKFGVKYAFLVAALLIVTGIVTPYAPNYDVLLVSRFLMGLGGAFMIVYFNPIVMHWFAPEERPVINGLNAVAFNVGTAIVLWGMPAINAITGGWQQSLLVFSLASLVLALLWLMVKFDREQPGAGVPAQESSHYSYLDGLKDSFNWAYALTYSGLLSFYICLFTFYPQAGISQSKWVIGFGILGTIAGILYSRKQPLRLPIIRISGLVIFITVLGLSFGTEPWLQTLCAIVLGFCIFLPVTALVSIPHELPKMTGQKITVIFSLFWSISYLISTIVLWLFGKLVDMNQGSYFASFVLITLLSATVFVGSYFLPETGKPKE, translated from the coding sequence ATGAAAATAACCCATAAATATCTGGTGGAAGGTCTGGTTTTTACCAGCTACGTATTATTTGCCATGGCATGGGTTGGCGGTACCGCGAGTATGAACCAGATAATGGCCTCGATGCACATCGAGAGCTTCGCCTCGGCGAGTTTACTGAGCGGCGCCGTGACCCTGGCGAAGATTGTCGGCACCTTTGCCGCGGCCTTCCTCACATTGAAATTCGGGGTGAAATACGCCTTTTTGGTGGCGGCCTTGTTGATAGTGACCGGCATAGTCACGCCCTACGCCCCCAACTACGATGTGCTTCTGGTCAGCCGCTTTCTGATGGGGCTTGGCGGCGCCTTTATGATTGTGTATTTCAACCCCATAGTGATGCACTGGTTTGCCCCCGAAGAGCGCCCGGTGATCAACGGCTTGAACGCAGTGGCCTTTAACGTGGGTACCGCAATCGTGCTCTGGGGCATGCCTGCCATCAATGCCATTACCGGCGGTTGGCAGCAAAGTTTGCTGGTGTTTTCATTGGCGAGTCTGGTGCTGGCATTGCTGTGGCTGATGGTGAAGTTCGACCGCGAGCAGCCAGGTGCTGGTGTGCCAGCCCAAGAGTCCAGCCATTACAGTTATCTCGATGGTTTGAAGGACAGCTTTAACTGGGCGTACGCCTTAACTTATTCCGGTCTGCTGTCTTTTTATATTTGCCTGTTTACCTTTTATCCCCAGGCGGGCATCAGCCAAAGTAAGTGGGTGATTGGCTTTGGTATTCTCGGCACTATCGCCGGTATCCTCTACAGCCGCAAACAGCCGCTGCGACTGCCCATCATCCGGATAAGCGGGCTGGTGATTTTTATCACTGTGCTGGGCTTATCCTTTGGCACCGAACCCTGGCTGCAAACCCTGTGCGCCATCGTTCTGGGTTTTTGTATCTTCCTGCCGGTGACGGCCCTTGTCAGCATTCCCCACGAGTTGCCAAAGATGACTGGGCAAAAAATCACTGTGATTTTCAGCCTCTTCTGGTCCATCAGTTATCTCATTTCCACCATAGTGCTGTGGCTCTTTGGCAAGTTGGTGGACATGAATCAGGGCAGCTATTTCGCCTCTTTTGTCCTTATTACCCTGCTGAGCGCCACCGTATTTGTTGGCAGCTATTTTCTCCCTGAAACCGGAAAACCCAAGGAATAA
- a CDS encoding PAS domain-containing hybrid sensor histidine kinase/response regulator, with translation MLAWLSVDTWWISVISIAYLAVLFIVAQWGQNQPFGQWRKRPWVYSLSLGVCCTSWAFYGTVGQAATTGAWLAPIYIGSIICLVLAWPMLMRTLHIVKSQNLTSIADFIACRFDRSPKIAASVAMVSLLGTIPYIALQLRAISTSFDLLTGTFQSGISTAFIVTIVLIIFSILFGTRQLSASKQNQGLVLAIAFSSVVKLLALTTVGIFATFYIFDGFSDLLTRSQALPTSTEANSLYFVLSQILLGAITIYALPQEFHMMMIENHHAKELKSARWMVPLYLLLMNAFILPIALAGQLSFPGGSVDADTYVLTLPLFYQQAWLGVLVYLGGLAAATAMVIVAAIVLSTMISTEILTPLLLRLPRFSSQQTPQLAGILLNLRRVAIAAILLSAFAFERYIDQQNHLASIGLLSFVLLSQFAPAAVGALYWRRANTQGAFWGMFLGSLVWLYTLLLPATFPDANWVLNGPWHIGWLTPNSLFGLNGLDNISHGLFFSLLVNIGSFVLISLLREQSVGELLQADVFVNRKQLQLERHLSVSDLASLLHRFINKEEADALVAKAKLLGSELSSRREELVDYTRLKLSGVLGSASTRMVMNAASRAQQVPLEDVVSIVDEANQIFEFNRELLQSGVENIEQGISVVDADMRLVAWNKRYIELLDYPKDYVKAGIPIEKLLRYNIERGIIVGDEAHELVEKRLAHMRSGSPHHFQRTMHDGRVLEIRGQAMPGGGFVSTFSDITAHIQAEKALQQANETLEKRVESRTQELAKAKTEAEAANSSKTRFLAAASHDLMQPFNALTLFTEMLKQRVTSTELQDLATHIEDSLNVVESLLSDLVEISRLDSSSLKTEQSQFALDDLLSTLVNEFKVLSKEQGIEFGYQFSSCFVQSDQRLLRRIIQNFLSNAFHYSPAGALDQVQAASRVQLEGGESMASGGEFVPRVLLGVRRRQDSLLIQVWDNGPGIPAEKQQAIFGEFERLEQTREIPGLGLGLAICDRIAKLLGIRIYLHSELGKGTCFSVEVPRIRQQKLPGNVVKLRRDDETMGDSFDIQVLVIDNDELMLKAISSLLLGWGCKVLTARDKASALAQLEGADTPRLILADYHLDDDENGVSLVQSLLEHPRLLQARPTCVICSADPSEAVRQHTSSANFSFVRKPVKATALKRLIKQLS, from the coding sequence TTGCTGGCTTGGCTGTCTGTTGATACCTGGTGGATCAGCGTTATTTCAATCGCCTATTTGGCCGTGCTCTTTATTGTTGCTCAATGGGGGCAAAACCAGCCCTTCGGCCAGTGGCGAAAAAGACCCTGGGTGTACAGCCTGTCTTTGGGGGTATGTTGTACCTCCTGGGCCTTTTACGGCACTGTCGGCCAGGCCGCCACCACAGGTGCCTGGCTGGCCCCCATTTACATCGGCTCCATTATCTGTCTGGTGCTGGCCTGGCCCATGTTGATGCGCACCCTGCACATAGTCAAAAGCCAGAACCTCACCTCCATCGCCGACTTCATTGCCTGCCGCTTCGACCGCTCGCCCAAAATTGCCGCCAGTGTGGCCATGGTATCGCTGCTTGGCACCATTCCTTACATCGCCCTGCAACTTCGGGCTATCAGCACCAGTTTTGATCTCCTGACAGGCACCTTCCAGTCGGGAATAAGCACGGCATTTATTGTGACTATTGTGCTGATTATATTCAGCATTCTGTTCGGCACCCGCCAGTTGTCGGCAAGTAAGCAAAATCAGGGACTGGTGCTGGCCATTGCCTTCAGCTCAGTGGTGAAACTGCTGGCACTGACGACTGTAGGCATCTTTGCCACCTTTTATATTTTCGACGGCTTCAGCGATCTCCTCACCCGGAGCCAAGCGCTCCCCACCAGCACAGAAGCCAACTCCCTCTATTTTGTGCTGTCGCAAATTCTGCTGGGGGCCATCACCATCTATGCCCTGCCCCAGGAGTTCCACATGATGATGATTGAGAATCATCATGCCAAAGAGCTCAAATCTGCCCGTTGGATGGTCCCCCTGTACCTGCTGCTGATGAATGCCTTTATCCTGCCGATAGCCCTTGCAGGCCAGCTGAGTTTCCCAGGCGGCAGTGTGGATGCCGATACCTATGTGCTTACCTTGCCACTGTTTTACCAACAGGCCTGGCTGGGGGTACTGGTGTATCTCGGTGGTCTTGCCGCGGCAACCGCCATGGTGATTGTGGCGGCCATTGTACTGAGCACCATGATATCCACCGAGATCCTGACTCCGCTGCTGCTCCGTCTGCCCAGGTTCAGCTCTCAGCAAACACCGCAGCTTGCGGGAATTCTGCTGAACCTGCGCCGCGTCGCCATTGCCGCCATCCTGTTATCGGCCTTTGCCTTTGAGCGCTATATCGACCAGCAAAATCACCTCGCCAGCATAGGCCTTTTATCTTTTGTGTTACTGTCGCAATTTGCCCCCGCCGCCGTGGGAGCGCTGTACTGGCGCAGGGCCAACACCCAGGGTGCTTTCTGGGGCATGTTTCTGGGCAGCCTGGTCTGGCTCTACACCCTGCTGCTGCCCGCCACCTTCCCCGATGCCAACTGGGTTCTCAATGGCCCATGGCACATCGGCTGGCTCACCCCCAATTCCCTCTTTGGCCTGAATGGATTGGATAACATCAGCCACGGCCTCTTCTTCAGCCTGCTGGTGAATATCGGTAGCTTCGTGCTTATTTCCCTCTTACGGGAGCAGAGTGTGGGCGAGCTTTTGCAGGCCGATGTGTTTGTAAACCGCAAGCAGTTGCAGCTTGAGCGACATCTGTCGGTGAGCGATTTGGCCAGCCTGCTGCACAGGTTTATCAACAAAGAAGAAGCCGATGCCCTGGTGGCAAAAGCCAAACTGCTGGGCTCTGAGCTGTCGTCCCGCCGGGAGGAACTGGTGGATTACACCCGGCTGAAACTCTCAGGCGTATTGGGATCCGCCTCCACCCGCATGGTGATGAACGCCGCCTCCCGCGCCCAGCAAGTGCCGCTGGAGGATGTGGTCAGCATTGTCGATGAAGCCAACCAGATATTTGAATTCAACCGCGAACTGCTGCAATCGGGGGTGGAAAATATCGAGCAGGGGATAAGCGTGGTCGATGCCGACATGCGCCTGGTGGCCTGGAACAAGCGTTATATTGAACTCCTTGATTATCCTAAAGATTATGTAAAAGCGGGCATCCCAATCGAGAAGCTGCTGCGCTACAACATAGAACGCGGCATCATAGTCGGTGACGAGGCCCACGAACTGGTGGAGAAGCGCCTCGCCCATATGCGCAGCGGCAGCCCCCATCATTTCCAGCGCACAATGCATGATGGCAGGGTGCTGGAAATCCGCGGCCAGGCCATGCCGGGGGGCGGCTTTGTCAGTACCTTCAGCGACATTACAGCCCACATTCAGGCCGAAAAGGCACTGCAGCAAGCCAACGAGACGCTGGAGAAACGGGTCGAAAGCCGCACCCAGGAGCTCGCCAAGGCCAAGACCGAAGCCGAAGCCGCCAACAGCAGCAAAACCCGCTTTTTGGCCGCCGCCAGCCACGACCTGATGCAACCCTTTAACGCGCTCACCCTGTTCACTGAGATGCTGAAACAAAGGGTGACCTCCACCGAACTTCAGGATTTGGCGACCCATATCGAAGACTCCCTCAATGTGGTGGAAAGTCTGCTGTCTGACCTGGTGGAAATCTCCCGCCTCGACAGCAGCAGTCTGAAAACCGAACAGAGCCAATTTGCCCTCGATGACTTGCTCTCGACGCTGGTAAACGAATTCAAGGTGTTATCCAAAGAGCAGGGGATTGAGTTTGGCTATCAGTTTTCATCCTGCTTTGTGCAAAGCGACCAACGCCTGCTGCGGCGCATCATTCAAAATTTCCTCTCCAACGCCTTTCATTACTCCCCTGCCGGCGCCTTGGATCAGGTTCAGGCAGCATCGCGAGTACAGCTGGAGGGTGGAGAGTCGATGGCAAGCGGCGGCGAATTTGTCCCAAGAGTACTGCTTGGGGTTCGCAGGCGTCAGGACAGCCTGCTTATACAGGTATGGGACAATGGCCCGGGGATCCCGGCGGAAAAACAGCAGGCAATTTTTGGTGAATTTGAACGTCTGGAACAGACCCGGGAAATTCCCGGACTCGGCCTCGGCCTGGCGATTTGTGACCGCATAGCCAAGCTGCTTGGCATCCGAATTTATCTGCATTCTGAGCTTGGCAAAGGCACTTGCTTCAGCGTGGAAGTACCAAGGATAAGGCAGCAAAAGCTGCCCGGTAATGTGGTCAAACTGCGGCGCGACGACGAGACCATGGGCGACAGCTTCGATATTCAGGTACTGGTTATCGACAACGACGAGCTGATGTTAAAAGCCATCTCTTCGCTGCTTCTAGGCTGGGGTTGTAAGGTACTGACGGCCAGAGATAAAGCGAGTGCCCTGGCACAGCTTGAGGGGGCGGACACGCCCAGACTGATTCTTGCGGATTACCATCTGGATGATGACGAAAATGGGGTTTCGCTGGTGCAAAGCCTGCTTGAGCATCCAAGGCTTTTGCAAGCGCGCCCCACCTGCGTTATCTGCTCGGCAGACCCCTCAGAGGCCGTCCGGCAGCACACCAGCAGCGCCAATTTCAGCTTTGTGCGTAAACCGGTGAAAGCCACTGCACTTAAGCGCCTGATTAAGCAACTGTCATGA
- a CDS encoding response regulator transcription factor produces the protein MSQIKVAIADDHPLFRTALTQAVLKNVNTAEVLEAENFQDLISVIESHPDIELVFLDLHMPGNEGFTGLTLLQNHFPDIVVIMVSSDDQPDIIRKAINLGASAFIPKSANLNQIADAIGTVLDGEVWLPENTDINVDQQTAAEHQRLAKQLAQLTPQQYTVLASIANGRLNKQIAYDLNIKETTVKKHVSAILLKLEVYNRTQAGLVFQQLMITSSDKQAATA, from the coding sequence ATGTCTCAGATAAAAGTGGCTATTGCAGATGACCACCCACTATTTCGGACAGCATTAACTCAGGCTGTTCTCAAAAATGTAAATACAGCAGAGGTTCTGGAGGCCGAAAACTTTCAGGATCTCATCTCGGTTATTGAAAGTCATCCCGATATTGAGCTGGTATTTCTTGACCTGCATATGCCGGGCAATGAAGGGTTTACCGGATTAACTCTGCTACAGAACCATTTCCCCGATATCGTGGTGATAATGGTGTCGTCGGACGATCAGCCTGACATCATTCGTAAGGCCATTAACTTGGGAGCCAGCGCCTTTATTCCCAAGTCGGCCAACCTCAATCAAATAGCCGATGCCATAGGCACAGTGCTCGATGGCGAAGTGTGGCTGCCGGAGAACACCGACATCAATGTCGACCAACAGACGGCGGCAGAGCATCAGCGGCTGGCAAAGCAGCTCGCTCAGCTTACGCCGCAGCAATACACAGTGCTTGCCAGCATTGCCAATGGCCGCCTTAACAAACAAATTGCCTACGATCTCAATATCAAGGAAACCACGGTTAAAAAGCATGTGTCGGCCATACTGCTGAAACTGGAAGTCTACAATCGCACCCAGGCAGGGCTGGTGTTCCAGCAATTGATGATCACCAGCAGCGACAAGCAGGCGGCGACTGCCTGA